Proteins encoded in a region of the Elizabethkingia bruuniana genome:
- a CDS encoding DUF1801 domain-containing protein: MSNLIQTYLEKVPDERKIAFEKLFNAIHDNLPAGFQLTEAYGMLTWVVPLSSYPAGYHCTPGTPLPFLSLASQKNFLAFYHMGIYADKNLLEWFQESYTQHAKYKLDMGKSCVRFKKMDDIPYGIIAELSAKISPEMWIEKYETVFKK; the protein is encoded by the coding sequence ATGAGTAACCTGATACAAACATATCTGGAAAAAGTCCCTGACGAGAGAAAAATAGCTTTTGAGAAATTGTTTAATGCAATTCATGATAATCTGCCTGCGGGATTTCAATTAACTGAAGCTTACGGAATGCTTACATGGGTTGTTCCTTTATCTTCATATCCTGCGGGTTATCATTGTACTCCGGGTACACCTCTTCCTTTTCTTAGCCTGGCCAGTCAGAAGAATTTTTTGGCATTTTATCATATGGGTATATATGCCGATAAAAATCTGTTGGAATGGTTTCAGGAAAGTTATACACAACATGCAAAATATAAACTGGATATGGGGAAAAGTTGTGTGCGGTTCAAAAAAATGGATGATATTCCATACGGTATAATTGCCGAATTGAGTGCTAAAATATCACCGGAAATGTGGATTGAAAAATATGAAACTGTTTTTAAAAAATAA
- a CDS encoding heme-binding domain-containing protein, with protein sequence MKKFLVILLVAFIIIQFFPIDKVNPPVNERMDFLTIKKTPEEVSKVIRNSCYDCHSNETKYPWYSNIAPVSWWMKDHIIDGRKHLNFSTFALYDTERQLRKLDESVEMIEKDKMPLETYLLAHQNARLSDTDKKMLIKYLKNARTDTEIRYNTTEQEQP encoded by the coding sequence ATGAAAAAATTTTTGGTTATACTACTGGTTGCTTTCATTATCATTCAGTTCTTTCCGATTGATAAAGTCAACCCACCCGTGAATGAAAGGATGGATTTTCTTACTATAAAGAAAACTCCCGAAGAAGTCAGCAAGGTTATTAGAAATTCCTGTTATGACTGTCATTCCAATGAAACTAAATATCCATGGTACAGTAATATTGCTCCTGTATCCTGGTGGATGAAAGATCATATTATTGATGGCAGAAAACATCTTAATTTTTCTACCTTTGCACTTTATGACACAGAAAGACAACTCCGAAAGCTGGACGAGTCTGTGGAAATGATTGAAAAAGATAAAATGCCTCTGGAAACCTACCTTCTGGCTCATCAAAATGCCAGACTTAGTGACACAGATAAAAAGATGCTGATCAAATATCTGAAAAATGCCAGAACAGATACCGAAATCAGATACAACACGACTGAACAGGAACAGCCGTAA
- a CDS encoding DUF4290 domain-containing protein, with product MEYNTERTPLYMPEYGRLIQSLVEHCKALPTKEERNEMANAIIAFIGQRNPHLRDEENYNHKLWDHLFILADYNLDVDSPYPIPTAEELQQKPKKLEYPSYDNEYKFYGKSILQLIDKAISLPEGEEKEALIQVIANNMKKSYNVYNKEHVQDEVIFRHLKTLSNEQLDITGVDSLEKSKIYHSGNNHRNKNQNQNQNNKNNQQKRRNFQNNHKNNRKN from the coding sequence ATGGAATACAATACTGAAAGAACACCATTATATATGCCTGAATACGGGCGCCTTATACAATCTCTGGTAGAGCATTGCAAAGCACTTCCTACCAAAGAAGAACGAAACGAAATGGCAAATGCTATTATCGCTTTCATCGGGCAAAGAAATCCACATCTTCGGGATGAAGAAAATTATAATCATAAGCTTTGGGATCACCTTTTTATCCTTGCAGATTATAATCTGGATGTAGATTCTCCTTACCCGATTCCGACCGCTGAAGAATTACAGCAGAAACCTAAAAAACTGGAGTACCCATCTTATGATAACGAGTATAAGTTTTATGGTAAAAGTATTCTGCAACTTATAGATAAAGCTATTTCTCTTCCGGAAGGCGAAGAAAAAGAGGCTCTGATTCAGGTTATTGCCAACAATATGAAGAAGTCTTATAATGTTTATAACAAAGAGCATGTACAGGACGAAGTAATCTTCAGACATTTAAAAACGCTTTCCAACGAACAATTAGATATTACAGGTGTTGACTCTTTAGAAAAGAGTAAGATTTATCATTCTGGCAACAATCACAGAAACAAAAATCAGAACCAGAATCAAAATAATAAAAACAACCAGCAGAAAAGAAGAAATTTCCAGAATAATCATAAAAACAACCGAAAGAATTAA
- the murB gene encoding UDP-N-acetylmuramate dehydrogenase: MQLQENFSLKQYNTFQVEAKALFFTEVHSVEELKEALLFSKEKSIPYLILGGGSNMLLTKNYEGLIIALRLKGITEEKADENHILVTAKAGENWHQFVLYCISKNYGGLENLSLIPGNVGTSPIQNIGAYGTEIKDTFHSCKVLDTEDFSVKTLHLKDCHFGYRDSIFKSTAKGRYIILEVSFLLTTREHKISATYGAIQQELDKNNITTITIKDISDAVISIRQSKLPDPAITGNAGSFFKNPVIPAEQFNSLKIIFENIPNYPNGDEVKVPAGWLIEQCGWKGKIINNVGCHPQQALVIINATGNATGKEVFDFSSQIIDSVKEKFGIELEREVNIL; this comes from the coding sequence ATGCAGCTACAGGAAAATTTTTCATTAAAACAATATAACACATTTCAGGTCGAAGCTAAGGCTTTGTTTTTCACAGAAGTTCATTCCGTTGAAGAACTAAAAGAGGCACTTCTTTTTTCAAAGGAGAAAAGCATTCCCTATTTGATTCTTGGCGGCGGGAGCAATATGCTTTTAACCAAGAATTATGAAGGTCTGATCATTGCTTTACGTCTGAAGGGAATTACAGAAGAAAAAGCTGATGAAAACCATATTCTGGTTACTGCAAAAGCAGGTGAAAACTGGCATCAGTTTGTTCTCTATTGTATTTCCAAAAATTATGGCGGACTGGAAAACCTTTCGCTGATTCCGGGTAATGTGGGTACATCACCTATTCAGAATATTGGTGCTTATGGCACTGAAATAAAAGATACTTTCCACTCTTGTAAAGTTTTGGATACTGAAGATTTCAGTGTAAAAACACTACATCTGAAAGACTGCCATTTTGGTTATCGTGACTCTATCTTCAAAAGCACTGCAAAAGGACGTTATATTATTCTGGAAGTAAGTTTCCTTCTTACAACTCGCGAACACAAAATTTCCGCAACTTATGGAGCTATTCAGCAGGAATTGGACAAGAATAACATTACTACAATTACTATCAAAGATATTTCGGATGCTGTAATTTCCATAAGACAGAGCAAGCTTCCAGATCCTGCTATAACAGGAAATGCGGGAAGTTTTTTCAAAAACCCGGTTATTCCGGCTGAGCAATTCAACAGCCTGAAAATAATATTTGAAAATATCCCTAACTATCCTAACGGAGATGAAGTAAAAGTGCCAGCTGGCTGGCTAATCGAACAATGTGGATGGAAAGGCAAAATAATTAATAATGTTGGCTGCCATCCGCAACAGGCATTGGTTATTATTAATGCTACAGGAAATGCCACGGGAAAAGAAGTATTCGATTTTTCATCACAGATTATTGATTCCGTAAAGGAAAAATTCGGAATAGAATTAGAAAGAGAAGTTAACATTCTATAA
- the der gene encoding ribosome biogenesis GTPase Der — translation MSNIVAIVGRPNVGKSTLFNRLLERREAIVDSTAGVTRDRHYGKSEWNGVEFTVIDTGGYDVGTDDVFEEEIRKQVQLAVDEATSIIFMMNVEEGLTDTDYEIYHLLRRSNKPVYIVINKVDSSREELPATEFYQLGIDKYFTLSSATGSGTGDLLDDVVRDFPTTEYKDPFEGLPKITIVGRPNVGKSTMTNALLDNERNIVTDIAGTTRDSIQSLYNKFGHEFVLVDTAGMRKKNRVSENLEFYSVMRSVRAIENSDVVIIMVDAELGWEAQDMSIFGIAQRNRKGIVILVNKWDLVEDKKTNTMRDFEQAIRNKIGQFSDVPILFVSALTKQRILKSVETAMEVYENRQKKIKTSKLNEVMLPIFEGTPPPAIKGKYIKIKYCVQLPTPSPQFVFFCNLPQYVKEPYKRFTENQLRKEFGFTGVPIEVYFRQK, via the coding sequence ATGTCAAATATTGTTGCAATCGTTGGGCGTCCCAACGTTGGAAAATCCACTCTGTTTAACAGACTTTTAGAGAGAAGAGAAGCTATTGTAGATTCTACAGCCGGAGTAACCCGTGACCGTCATTATGGTAAGTCGGAATGGAACGGAGTAGAGTTTACTGTAATCGATACAGGTGGTTATGATGTAGGTACTGATGATGTATTCGAAGAGGAGATTCGTAAGCAGGTACAGCTTGCAGTAGATGAAGCGACTTCCATTATCTTTATGATGAATGTTGAAGAAGGTCTTACAGATACAGATTATGAAATCTATCATTTGCTAAGAAGATCGAATAAACCTGTTTATATTGTTATAAACAAAGTAGATTCTTCGAGAGAAGAGCTTCCGGCAACGGAGTTTTATCAATTAGGAATTGATAAGTATTTTACACTTTCATCTGCTACTGGTTCCGGTACAGGAGATTTGTTGGATGATGTGGTAAGAGACTTTCCTACAACAGAATACAAAGACCCGTTTGAAGGTCTTCCTAAAATTACAATTGTTGGTCGTCCGAATGTTGGTAAGTCTACAATGACCAATGCTCTTTTGGATAACGAACGTAATATTGTTACTGATATTGCTGGTACCACAAGAGATAGTATCCAAAGTTTGTATAACAAATTCGGACATGAATTTGTGTTGGTAGATACTGCAGGGATGCGTAAAAAGAACAGAGTTTCTGAAAACCTGGAGTTCTATTCTGTAATGCGTTCGGTAAGAGCTATTGAGAATTCGGATGTAGTAATTATTATGGTAGACGCTGAATTAGGATGGGAGGCTCAGGATATGAGTATCTTTGGAATTGCACAGCGAAACAGAAAAGGTATTGTAATCCTTGTTAATAAATGGGATTTGGTTGAAGATAAGAAAACCAATACAATGCGTGATTTTGAACAAGCTATCCGTAATAAGATTGGTCAGTTCTCTGATGTTCCAATTCTTTTTGTTTCTGCTCTTACAAAGCAAAGAATTTTGAAATCTGTAGAAACAGCAATGGAGGTTTATGAAAACCGTCAGAAGAAAATCAAAACTTCTAAGCTTAATGAGGTGATGTTACCAATATTCGAAGGAACGCCACCACCAGCTATAAAAGGTAAGTACATAAAGATTAAGTATTGTGTACAGTTGCCAACACCTTCTCCACAGTTTGTATTTTTCTGTAATCTTCCACAATATGTGAAAGAGCCTTATAAGAGGTTTACCGAAAATCAGCTGCGTAAAGAGTTTGGCTTTACCGGAGTTCCGATAGAAGTATATTTCAGACAAAAATAA
- the murA gene encoding UDP-N-acetylglucosamine 1-carboxyvinyltransferase, which yields MSNAFQIRGGKPLSGEITPQGAKNEALQILCAVLLTGDEVRIKNIPDIKDVNQLIDILRDLGVIITKNGKGDYTFKADNINFDYIKSPEFKMNGAKLRGSVMLLGPLLARFGEAYMPTPGGDKIGRRRLDTHFQGFVELGAEFHYDEEQYFYSLKAKELHGKFILLEEASVTGTANILMAAVLAKGKTRIYNAACEPYLQQLCKMLNRMGANISGVGSNLLTIEGVDHLHGTEHTMLPDMVEIGSWIGLAAMTKSEITIKNVNWNQLGIIPDTFRKLGIQLERSGEDIYIPAQEHYKIQKFIDGSILTVTDAPWPGFTPDLLSIVLVVATQAKGTVLVHQKMFESRLFFVDKLIDMGAQIILCDPHRATVVGLNHEAPLRGTTMTSPDIRAGNALLIAALSAEGKSIIHNIEQIDRGYENIDGRLKALGADIQRI from the coding sequence ATGAGTAACGCATTTCAAATACGAGGAGGAAAGCCTTTATCCGGAGAAATTACTCCACAAGGTGCTAAAAACGAAGCATTGCAGATTCTTTGTGCCGTGCTTTTAACAGGTGATGAAGTAAGAATTAAGAATATCCCGGACATTAAAGATGTTAATCAGCTTATTGACATTTTAAGAGACCTGGGCGTTATTATTACAAAAAATGGTAAGGGTGATTACACCTTCAAAGCAGATAACATTAATTTCGATTATATCAAGTCTCCGGAATTCAAAATGAACGGAGCAAAGCTAAGAGGCTCTGTTATGCTTTTAGGTCCGCTTTTAGCACGTTTCGGTGAAGCTTATATGCCAACACCGGGTGGTGATAAAATCGGAAGAAGAAGACTAGATACTCACTTTCAGGGATTTGTTGAATTAGGAGCTGAGTTTCATTATGATGAAGAACAATATTTTTATTCATTAAAAGCCAAAGAACTTCACGGTAAGTTCATCTTACTGGAAGAAGCTTCCGTAACTGGTACAGCTAACATTCTAATGGCTGCTGTTCTGGCAAAAGGAAAAACCAGAATATATAATGCGGCCTGTGAACCTTACCTTCAGCAACTTTGTAAGATGCTGAACAGAATGGGTGCTAACATTTCCGGTGTAGGATCAAACTTATTAACTATTGAAGGTGTTGATCATCTTCATGGAACAGAGCATACAATGCTTCCGGATATGGTAGAAATAGGTTCATGGATCGGACTTGCAGCTATGACAAAGTCTGAAATCACTATTAAAAATGTTAACTGGAATCAATTAGGAATTATCCCTGATACTTTCAGAAAGCTGGGAATACAACTGGAGAGAAGCGGAGAAGACATTTACATTCCTGCACAGGAACATTATAAGATACAGAAGTTTATTGACGGTTCTATCCTTACAGTTACCGATGCTCCGTGGCCAGGTTTCACTCCGGATTTATTGTCTATTGTTTTAGTTGTTGCCACTCAGGCAAAAGGAACTGTTCTGGTTCACCAGAAGATGTTCGAATCCCGTTTGTTCTTTGTGGATAAATTAATCGATATGGGAGCACAGATTATCCTTTGCGATCCGCACAGAGCAACAGTAGTAGGACTAAACCATGAAGCTCCGCTAAGAGGTACAACAATGACATCGCCGGATATTCGTGCCGGAAACGCACTGCTTATTGCAGCTTTATCAGCCGAAGGAAAATCTATTATTCACAATATAGAACAGATTGACAGAGGTTACGAAAATATAGACGGAAGATTAAAAGCTCTGGGAGCAGACATTCAAAGAATATAA
- a CDS encoding pyridoxal phosphate-dependent aminotransferase, which produces MPKISNRAEHMPASPIRKLVPFSIAAKQKGIKVYHLNIGQPDIETPQSALDALKDIHLKVLEYSLSEGNIEYREQLAKYYNKIGFADITPKNFIVTNGGSEALNFAISVLCDQDDEIIIPEPYYANYNGFSNALGVVVKSIPSSIDTGFALPPIEEFEKKITDKTKAILICNPGNPTGYLYTREELAKLAEIAVKHDIVVISDEVYREYVYDGKSQVSMLAFPELADNCIIIDSESKRYSMCGVRIGFMVTRSQKILDAAMKFAQARLSPVLIGQVIAAAAHVDDDAYIRSVREEYTKRRNLLVDLLNSIPGVICPNPKGAFYCMVELPVKDTDDFAQWLLESYNFNGETIMVAPAGGFYSDPALGKKQVRMAYVLKEEDLRKSVEVLRNALQVYKD; this is translated from the coding sequence ATGCCAAAAATATCGAACAGAGCCGAACATATGCCGGCTTCACCAATCAGAAAATTAGTTCCTTTCTCTATTGCTGCCAAGCAAAAAGGAATAAAAGTTTATCACCTTAATATTGGACAACCGGATATTGAAACGCCTCAATCTGCACTGGATGCTCTAAAAGATATTCATTTAAAAGTTCTGGAATATTCTCTTTCCGAAGGAAATATTGAATACCGTGAACAATTAGCAAAATATTACAACAAAATCGGTTTTGCAGACATCACACCAAAAAACTTTATTGTTACCAATGGTGGATCTGAAGCTTTAAATTTTGCTATCTCTGTACTTTGCGATCAGGATGATGAAATTATTATACCTGAACCTTATTATGCAAATTACAATGGCTTTTCCAATGCATTAGGAGTGGTAGTAAAATCTATTCCGTCTTCTATCGATACAGGTTTTGCATTGCCCCCAATTGAAGAATTTGAAAAGAAAATTACTGATAAAACTAAAGCTATTCTTATATGTAATCCTGGTAACCCTACCGGATATCTATACACAAGAGAAGAGCTTGCTAAACTTGCAGAGATTGCAGTGAAACACGATATTGTAGTAATCTCCGACGAAGTTTATCGTGAATATGTATACGATGGAAAAAGCCAAGTGTCTATGCTTGCTTTCCCTGAGCTTGCAGACAACTGCATCATTATCGATTCTGAATCCAAGCGTTACAGCATGTGTGGTGTAAGAATTGGTTTTATGGTTACCCGTTCACAAAAGATTTTAGATGCAGCAATGAAGTTTGCACAGGCAAGACTTAGCCCGGTACTTATCGGTCAGGTTATTGCTGCTGCTGCACACGTTGATGACGATGCATATATCCGTTCTGTTCGTGAAGAATACACAAAACGTAGAAACCTTCTAGTTGATTTGTTAAACAGTATCCCTGGTGTTATCTGTCCAAATCCTAAAGGAGCTTTCTATTGTATGGTAGAGCTTCCGGTGAAAGATACTGACGATTTTGCACAATGGTTACTAGAATCTTATAACTTCAATGGTGAAACCATTATGGTTGCTCCAGCTGGCGGATTCTATTCTGACCCAGCATTAGGCAAAAAGCAAGTAAGAATGGCATATGTGCTAAAAGAAGAAGATCTTAGAAAATCTGTTGAGGTTCTTAGAAATGCTCTTCAGGTTTACAAAGATTAA
- a CDS encoding thiol-disulfide oxidoreductase DCC family protein, translating into MPEQIPKSDTTRLNRNSRNKKMHIQNKHIVLYDGDCPMCNYWVNFILKRDDKNKFMFAALQSDFGQDFLKKRNLNHTEFNTIYLLKPQQYYLVRSKAIFKIFSLLGGIYRPLSWMKFIPGFISDTIYDFVSRNRKKVDVETCPILTIEERKKFITEPFLT; encoded by the coding sequence ATGCCAGAACAGATACCGAAATCAGATACAACACGACTGAACAGGAACAGCCGTAACAAAAAAATGCATATACAAAATAAACATATTGTTCTGTATGATGGTGATTGTCCGATGTGCAATTACTGGGTAAATTTTATTCTGAAACGCGACGATAAAAACAAATTTATGTTTGCCGCACTCCAATCAGATTTCGGACAGGATTTTCTAAAAAAAAGAAATCTGAATCATACCGAATTCAATACAATTTACCTTTTAAAACCTCAGCAATACTATCTGGTAAGATCTAAAGCAATCTTTAAGATCTTTTCTTTATTGGGTGGTATATATCGTCCATTATCATGGATGAAGTTTATACCTGGATTTATTTCTGATACCATTTATGATTTTGTTTCCCGAAACCGGAAAAAAGTAGACGTTGAAACCTGCCCTATTCTGACCATTGAGGAGAGAAAAAAGTTTATAACTGAGCCATTTCTGACCTAA
- a CDS encoding LemA family protein, with product MIALIVIIALVVIVLLYGVSVYNKLVKFRNLVQEAWSSIDVMLKKRYDLIPNLVETVKGYATHERETLDSVTQARTMAKNASSVQEKEAAEKNLNQAMMNLFAVAEQYPDLKANTNFQQLQNELSSLESDIEKSRRYYNGTARENNTLVESFPSNIIANMYKFEKAPFFELQNTAEREVPSVKF from the coding sequence ATGATTGCACTTATTGTTATTATAGCACTTGTTGTTATCGTTTTGTTGTATGGAGTTTCTGTATACAATAAGCTGGTTAAATTCAGAAATCTGGTTCAGGAAGCCTGGAGTAGTATTGATGTAATGCTGAAAAAGCGATACGATCTTATTCCAAACCTGGTCGAAACTGTAAAAGGATATGCTACACACGAAAGAGAAACATTGGATAGTGTAACACAGGCCAGAACCATGGCAAAAAATGCCAGTTCTGTACAGGAGAAAGAAGCTGCTGAGAAAAACCTTAATCAGGCTATGATGAATTTATTTGCTGTGGCCGAACAATATCCGGATCTGAAGGCTAATACTAATTTTCAGCAACTGCAAAATGAACTTTCCTCTCTGGAAAGTGACATTGAAAAATCCAGAAGATATTACAATGGCACAGCGCGGGAGAATAATACACTTGTAGAATCCTTCCCAAGCAATATTATTGCAAATATGTATAAATTCGAAAAAGCACCTTTCTTCGAGTTACAGAATACCGCTGAAAGAGAAGTTCCTTCTGTAAAATTTTAA
- a CDS encoding DUF2207 domain-containing protein, whose translation MKRLFIFVLFSFFLLFKAQEQATAAAAAANADAVGDSATTEKTEPTERILSFHSDITVHKNSSLTVTETIVINSLGYNFKRGIFRTFPSVRNLNGKTKKVKFKILSVKKDGVTEHYSTTYESSQKTIYVGNEDAYLDPGKYTYQITYETPDQVGFFPKYDELYWNVNGMAWDFPIDKISATVHLPQGAKILQNACYSGVEGSTAQNCSSKVISDNEIEWQGGSLLSRENLTIAVGFPKGIVMPPPPPSFLEKYGISIFLLLVFGGLLLYGYNSWKKYGVDPEKPVVYPQFNVPEDMSPAELGYIHHEGYNTNYLTASLVNLAIKKFVVIKEITKKSLLGLSSGKEYEITKLKEPSPKLAKEEIGLMNDLFGKSSTITLDGSYSSKIEKAVGNFTHNMTFQYKAFIKEGNNANKVVLPAIVVFAVFILTFIVSSIIGDSTEQLVIGMFGLIFVIIFFAVTMVLISKMEGLNKGCIIAFIAIFFLPFFIGFIIFFITGNFDQNTRSSFLFLIAGIGFLFVYRYLIKRPSEEKLRKQSLIEGFKMYMGAAENEVIKFHNPPQMTPAIFETYLPYAMVLGVDKIWGEKFQDMLQQMSVDYTNDWYTGSTIGFASLGHTLNSSLTNSISSGSTPPSSSSSSGSSSSFSSGSSGGGFSGGGGGGGGGGGW comes from the coding sequence GTGAAGCGGTTATTTATATTTGTATTATTCTCTTTTTTTCTGCTTTTTAAAGCCCAGGAACAGGCTACAGCTGCAGCGGCGGCTGCAAATGCAGATGCAGTAGGAGATAGTGCAACAACAGAAAAAACAGAACCGACTGAACGGATTTTATCTTTTCATTCAGATATTACAGTTCATAAAAACTCATCGCTTACAGTTACCGAAACTATAGTTATCAACAGTCTTGGGTATAACTTTAAAAGAGGGATTTTCAGAACATTTCCCTCTGTGAGAAATCTGAACGGGAAGACGAAAAAAGTTAAGTTTAAAATACTTTCCGTTAAGAAAGACGGTGTGACAGAGCATTATTCTACTACATATGAGAGTAGTCAAAAGACAATATATGTTGGGAATGAAGATGCTTATTTGGATCCGGGAAAATATACTTATCAGATTACATATGAGACACCAGATCAGGTAGGGTTCTTTCCTAAGTATGATGAGCTATACTGGAATGTAAATGGTATGGCCTGGGACTTTCCTATAGACAAAATTTCGGCAACAGTTCACTTGCCTCAGGGGGCTAAAATATTACAAAATGCTTGTTATTCAGGAGTAGAGGGAAGTACAGCACAAAACTGTTCTTCAAAAGTTATTTCTGATAATGAAATCGAATGGCAGGGTGGAAGTCTCTTAAGTCGGGAGAACCTGACTATTGCTGTTGGATTTCCTAAAGGAATTGTAATGCCACCACCACCTCCATCATTCTTAGAAAAATATGGTATCAGTATATTTCTGTTATTGGTCTTTGGAGGTTTGTTGCTATATGGATATAATTCTTGGAAGAAGTATGGAGTAGATCCGGAAAAGCCTGTGGTTTATCCACAGTTTAATGTACCGGAAGACATGTCTCCTGCAGAATTAGGATATATACATCATGAAGGTTACAATACAAATTACCTTACGGCGTCACTTGTAAACCTTGCTATAAAGAAGTTTGTTGTAATAAAAGAAATTACAAAGAAATCCCTTTTAGGATTGTCTTCCGGGAAAGAATATGAAATTACCAAGCTAAAGGAACCGAGCCCGAAATTGGCTAAAGAAGAGATTGGACTAATGAACGATCTTTTTGGTAAGTCTTCTACAATAACGTTGGATGGTAGTTATAGTAGCAAAATAGAGAAAGCTGTGGGCAACTTTACTCACAATATGACCTTTCAGTACAAAGCTTTTATTAAAGAAGGGAACAATGCAAATAAAGTTGTGCTTCCTGCTATAGTAGTTTTTGCAGTTTTTATATTGACCTTTATTGTAAGTAGTATTATAGGAGATTCTACAGAGCAATTGGTAATCGGAATGTTCGGACTAATCTTCGTTATTATTTTCTTTGCGGTTACAATGGTTCTTATCTCTAAAATGGAAGGACTGAATAAAGGATGTATTATAGCTTTTATTGCAATATTTTTTCTCCCGTTCTTTATTGGTTTTATAATATTCTTTATTACAGGGAATTTTGATCAGAATACAAGATCCAGTTTTCTTTTTCTGATCGCTGGTATAGGTTTTCTTTTTGTATACCGGTACCTTATCAAAAGACCTTCTGAAGAAAAATTACGCAAACAGTCGCTTATAGAAGGATTCAAAATGTATATGGGAGCAGCGGAAAATGAGGTGATTAAGTTTCACAATCCTCCGCAGATGACGCCGGCTATATTCGAAACCTATCTTCCATACGCAATGGTATTGGGTGTGGATAAAATTTGGGGTGAAAAATTTCAGGATATGCTGCAGCAAATGTCTGTGGATTATACCAACGACTGGTATACCGGAAGTACAATTGGATTTGCCAGTCTGGGGCATACACTCAATTCCAGCTTAACCAACTCTATCTCCTCAGGCTCAACTCCGCCTTCAAGTAGTAGTTCATCAGGAAGCAGCTCTAGCTTTAGCAGCGGTTCCAGTGGTGGTGGATTCTCCGGCGGCGGTGGCGGCGGCGGCGGTGGTGGCGGCTGGTAG
- the hemB gene encoding porphobilinogen synthase: MNFNRNRRLRTSQSVRDLVRETTLTTNDFVLPIFVMEGSGKKEPIASMPGVFRHSLDLLKEEIKDLYKHGIKAVNVYVKVSDNLKDNTGKESWNPDGLMQAAIKLIKDTEPNMIVMPDVALDPYSVYGHDGIIEKGEVINDATVDALVRMSLSHAEAGADFVAPSDMMDGRTFAIRQAFEENGFTNIGIISYAAKYASAFYGPFRSALDSAPVDNQEIPKDKKTYQMDFANSREAIREVLDDVDEGADIIMIKPGMPNLDIVAKVREIITQPIAVYQVSGEYAMLKAASQNGWLDNDKVILESLHSIKRAGADLIFTYFAKEASLLLNK, from the coding sequence ATGAATTTTAATAGAAACAGAAGACTGCGTACAAGTCAGTCTGTTAGAGATTTAGTGCGTGAAACTACACTAACTACCAACGATTTTGTGCTTCCTATTTTTGTAATGGAAGGTAGCGGAAAGAAAGAACCTATAGCTTCTATGCCAGGTGTGTTCAGGCACTCTTTAGACCTTTTAAAAGAAGAGATAAAAGATCTTTATAAGCATGGTATAAAAGCGGTTAATGTTTATGTTAAAGTAAGCGATAACCTGAAAGATAATACAGGAAAAGAATCGTGGAATCCGGATGGGTTAATGCAGGCTGCAATTAAGCTTATTAAAGATACTGAACCTAATATGATTGTTATGCCGGACGTTGCTCTGGATCCATATTCAGTTTATGGTCATGACGGGATTATAGAAAAAGGAGAGGTTATTAATGATGCTACAGTGGATGCATTAGTAAGAATGAGTCTTTCTCATGCCGAAGCAGGTGCTGATTTTGTAGCTCCGTCTGATATGATGGATGGTCGTACTTTTGCAATACGTCAGGCTTTTGAAGAAAACGGATTTACCAATATAGGTATTATCTCTTATGCGGCTAAATATGCAAGTGCTTTTTACGGACCGTTCAGAAGTGCTTTGGATAGTGCTCCGGTAGATAATCAGGAAATTCCAAAGGATAAGAAAACCTATCAGATGGATTTTGCAAACTCTCGTGAGGCTATCCGTGAGGTTTTGGATGATGTGGATGAAGGTGCTGATATTATTATGATCAAGCCAGGGATGCCAAATCTGGATATTGTAGCAAAAGTAAGAGAGATTATTACTCAGCCAATTGCTGTATATCAGGTGAGTGGAGAATATGCAATGCTAAAAGCTGCTTCTCAGAACGGATGGTTAGATAATGACAAAGTTATTCTGGAAAGTTTACACAGCATTAAGAGAGCAGGAGCAGATTTAATCTTTACATATTTTGCTAAAGAAGCTTCATTGCTTTTGAATAAATAA